In Bacillus sp. KH172YL63, one genomic interval encodes:
- a CDS encoding 3D domain-containing protein gives MKKVLFSIFSFAVFLSWGLITVSAESDDKSINDYHNIEEGDILWEIANRYHVSIDEVGTRQLLLEEGLAVNSESENDQAVKAAESTTSDKEVVKEVNVTATAYTAHCEGCIGITKTGVDLLENPDARVIAVDPAVIPLGSKVYIEGYGYARAEDTGGAIKGKRIDIYMEKEKDALQYGVRDVSVQIIEE, from the coding sequence ATGAAAAAAGTATTATTTTCCATTTTTTCCTTCGCTGTTTTTCTATCATGGGGACTTATAACTGTTTCTGCAGAAAGTGACGATAAGAGCATTAATGATTATCATAATATAGAAGAAGGCGACATTCTCTGGGAGATTGCCAATCGTTATCATGTGTCGATTGATGAAGTAGGCACACGTCAACTATTACTAGAAGAAGGCTTGGCCGTGAATAGTGAATCGGAAAACGATCAGGCTGTGAAAGCTGCCGAGTCCACAACTTCTGATAAAGAGGTTGTGAAAGAGGTTAACGTAACGGCTACAGCATATACAGCCCATTGTGAAGGCTGTATCGGAATCACAAAGACTGGTGTTGATTTACTTGAGAATCCTGACGCCAGAGTCATCGCTGTCGATCCTGCTGTCATACCTTTGGGAAGTAAAGTATATATAGAAGGTTATGGTTATGCACGGGCAGAAGATACGGGTGGAGCCATTAAAGGGAAGCGTATAGACATTTATATGGAAAAAGAAAAAGACGCCCTTCAATATGGTGTCCGGGATGTTTCTGTACAAATCATCGAAGAATAA
- a CDS encoding small acid-soluble spore protein P: protein MMNKNDGKDMRKNAPKQSGQQEPLSGSHKVKNRNHTRQKQHGHHDM from the coding sequence ATCATGAACAAAAACGATGGGAAAGACATGCGTAAAAATGCACCAAAGCAATCAGGGCAGCAGGAGCCTCTGAGCGGTTCACATAAAGTCAAGAACCGAAATCATACAAGACAAAAACAACATGGACATCACGATATGTAA
- the map gene encoding type I methionyl aminopeptidase produces the protein MIVKTDEDLLALKEIGRIVAMIRDELRAQTKAGITTKELDDMAGKLFEENGAISGPKGEYDFPGFTCISVNEEVAHGIPGDRVIQGGDLVNIDVSGSKNGYYADTGISFVVGNGDPKLQDLCDAAVKSFEAGLQKARAGSKQNGIGKAVNNEARKNGYTVIMNLTGHGVGRSLHEKPDHILNYFDPWDNALLKEGMVIAFEPFVSTKAQNVVEKGDGWTYITPDNSRVAQIEHTIIITRDEPIILTK, from the coding sequence ATGATTGTTAAAACAGACGAAGATTTACTGGCCTTAAAAGAAATCGGGCGGATTGTCGCAATGATTCGTGATGAACTTCGCGCCCAGACAAAAGCCGGTATAACTACAAAAGAACTTGATGATATGGCCGGAAAGCTGTTTGAGGAAAACGGCGCGATTTCAGGCCCTAAAGGTGAATATGACTTCCCAGGGTTCACATGCATCAGTGTGAATGAGGAAGTCGCCCACGGTATCCCTGGAGACCGGGTGATACAAGGCGGCGACCTTGTCAACATCGATGTTTCCGGTTCTAAAAATGGATACTACGCAGATACAGGCATATCATTTGTTGTCGGCAACGGAGATCCGAAGCTGCAAGATTTATGCGATGCTGCAGTCAAGTCTTTCGAAGCCGGACTTCAAAAAGCAAGAGCGGGCTCCAAACAGAATGGAATCGGAAAAGCGGTAAACAACGAAGCGCGTAAAAATGGATATACGGTCATCATGAACTTGACCGGTCACGGTGTCGGCCGTTCACTGCACGAAAAGCCGGATCATATTCTCAACTATTTCGATCCTTGGGATAATGCCCTGCTCAAAGAAGGCATGGTCATTGCGTTTGAACCTTTCGTCTCAACGAAAGCACAAAACGTTGTGGAAAAAGGCGACGGCTGGACATACATCACACCAGACAACAGCCGTGTCGCCCAAATCGAACACACCATCATCATCACCCGTGATGAACCCATCATCCTAACAAAATAA
- a CDS encoding glycine betaine uptake BCCT transporter, giving the protein MKRISNVFWITVLLVAAAVAYGAIAPKSFEDITSNMQTFITSTFGWYYLILVTVIVIFCVFLIFSPMGTIRLGKPDEKPEYTKGTWFAMLFSAGMGIGLVFWGAAEPLSHYMSPPMAEGGTDQAIKESMRYTFFHWGIHAWAIYAIVALALAYFKFRKDEPGLISSTLKPIFGDKVKGPLGTVIDVLAVFATVVGVATTLGFGAAQINGGLSYLLGIPNNFTVQAIIIGVVTVLFMISAWSGLSKGIKYLSNTNMVLAIMLLVLVFFIGPTLLILNMFTDTIGAYIQNIAAMSFRIAPLNEEHRSWINGWTIFYWAWWISWSPFVGIFIARVSRGRTIREFLIGVLLLPALVSFIWFASFGTSAIELQQAGAELTGLNTEEVLFAVFNGFEWSTILSVVAITLIGTFFITSADSATFVLGMQTTYGSLTPPNYVKLTWGLAQSTVALILLYSGGLQALQNALIVAALPFSIIMALMMVSLYKALTIEKKELGLYIKPKPRKSKEQQS; this is encoded by the coding sequence ATGAAGAGAATATCTAACGTCTTCTGGATTACTGTATTGCTTGTTGCAGCAGCAGTTGCGTATGGAGCGATTGCGCCTAAATCTTTTGAAGACATCACATCAAACATGCAAACATTTATCACCTCAACATTCGGTTGGTATTATCTTATTTTAGTCACAGTGATTGTCATTTTCTGTGTGTTCTTAATCTTTAGTCCTATGGGGACGATCCGATTGGGGAAACCAGATGAAAAACCAGAGTATACAAAAGGTACATGGTTCGCCATGTTGTTTAGTGCAGGGATGGGAATTGGATTAGTATTCTGGGGGGCAGCAGAGCCGCTGTCTCACTATATGTCGCCTCCGATGGCAGAGGGCGGAACAGATCAGGCGATCAAAGAATCGATGCGTTATACATTCTTCCATTGGGGAATTCACGCATGGGCAATTTATGCAATCGTGGCTTTAGCCCTTGCGTACTTTAAATTCCGCAAAGATGAGCCTGGCTTGATTTCTTCTACGCTGAAGCCAATCTTCGGAGATAAAGTGAAAGGACCACTCGGGACGGTCATCGATGTTCTTGCAGTATTCGCAACAGTGGTTGGGGTCGCAACGACACTTGGATTTGGTGCGGCACAAATCAACGGTGGGCTTTCCTACCTGCTTGGAATACCGAATAACTTTACTGTCCAGGCGATCATCATTGGGGTCGTTACAGTATTATTCATGATTTCTGCTTGGTCAGGATTAAGTAAAGGGATCAAATACCTGTCCAATACGAACATGGTACTTGCGATCATGCTCCTCGTATTGGTATTCTTCATCGGACCAACTTTGTTGATCCTGAATATGTTCACTGATACAATCGGTGCTTATATTCAAAATATCGCAGCAATGAGCTTCCGGATTGCTCCGCTGAATGAGGAGCACCGTTCATGGATTAATGGCTGGACCATTTTCTATTGGGCTTGGTGGATTTCCTGGTCACCGTTCGTCGGCATTTTCATTGCCCGGGTTTCCCGAGGCAGAACGATTCGAGAATTCTTGATCGGTGTCCTCTTGTTACCGGCTCTTGTCAGTTTCATTTGGTTTGCAAGCTTTGGTACATCTGCGATTGAATTACAGCAAGCAGGTGCTGAGCTTACAGGACTGAACACAGAGGAAGTACTATTCGCTGTATTCAACGGATTTGAATGGTCAACGATTCTTTCAGTGGTTGCGATCACATTGATCGGTACATTCTTCATTACATCTGCAGACTCTGCAACGTTTGTATTGGGGATGCAAACCACATACGGATCATTAACACCGCCAAACTATGTCAAGTTGACTTGGGGTCTTGCCCAATCTACGGTCGCATTGATCCTGCTATACAGTGGCGGACTGCAAGCATTACAAAATGCTTTGATTGTGGCAGCATTGCCATTTTCAATCATTATGGCATTAATGATGGTTTCTCTTTATAAGGCATTGACGATAGAGAAAAAGGAACTGGGCTTATATATTAAACCAAAGCCTAGAAAATCAAAAGAACAACAATCATAA
- a CDS encoding YjcZ family sporulation protein, producing MYGYGYPGYGYGCGGGGYAGGFALIVVLFILLIIVGAAFVC from the coding sequence ATGTATGGATATGGATACCCTGGATATGGATATGGCTGCGGTGGTGGTGGCTACGCTGGTGGTTTTGCGTTAATCGTAGTTTTATTCATCCTGTTAATTATCGTTGGAGCAGCGTTTGTTTGTTAA
- a CDS encoding methyl-accepting chemotaxis protein — protein MSFSGITEEIKTLLGEIHGVKQIAEQITPLSNAIQQIAEQTNLLALNASIEAARAGNEGRGFAVVASEVRKLAEDSKELSTSIHRLVNESNQQISVVSKRIHHMTELTEASQKEIRNVQSGIMTVQMEMENYMDMFKRNRAELHHIVEAIRQINHTTDELVSFSSAIIEKMNR, from the coding sequence ATGAGTTTCAGCGGTATAACAGAGGAAATCAAAACATTGCTCGGAGAAATTCATGGAGTGAAACAAATAGCAGAACAAATTACGCCTCTTTCGAATGCCATCCAACAAATTGCTGAACAAACCAATCTGCTTGCATTAAATGCTTCCATTGAAGCAGCAAGGGCGGGAAATGAAGGCAGGGGGTTTGCGGTAGTCGCGTCTGAAGTAAGAAAGCTTGCCGAAGATTCGAAAGAGCTGAGCACATCCATCCATCGCCTCGTGAATGAAAGTAATCAACAAATTAGTGTTGTCTCCAAGAGAATCCATCATATGACCGAATTGACAGAAGCATCACAAAAAGAAATCAGAAATGTTCAAAGCGGAATCATGACGGTCCAGATGGAGATGGAAAACTATATGGATATGTTCAAGCGCAATCGAGCCGAACTACACCATATTGTAGAGGCAATCAGACAGATCAATCATACAACGGATGAACTTGTCAGCTTCTCATCCGCCATCATAGAAAAGATGAATAGATAG
- a CDS encoding 3D domain-containing protein yields MKLKKSIISVAAFTTLAVSGGASASAQDIEVKKGDTLWGIANEYGTSVDQLMKWNNLNSDIIYPDQELKVSSKEYYTVKKGDTLWGISSLYGVSVESLKGWNALESELIVPGQELVINLDEKTSAAANTSEPAKSVNEEAEVTPEAETAAAEPAANEQAVKELTVEATAYTAECEGCSGTTATGVNLKENPDAKVIAVDPDVIPLGSKVYVEGYGYATAEDTGGAIQGNRIDVFIPSKDQATDWGRKTVTVKILETN; encoded by the coding sequence ATGAAACTAAAAAAATCAATTATATCTGTGGCTGCTTTTACAACCCTTGCAGTATCTGGTGGAGCTAGCGCTTCAGCACAAGACATAGAGGTAAAAAAAGGCGACACACTTTGGGGAATTGCCAACGAATACGGCACATCGGTTGATCAACTGATGAAGTGGAACAACTTGAACTCAGACATCATTTATCCTGATCAGGAACTTAAAGTTTCTTCGAAGGAATATTATACAGTGAAAAAAGGCGATACTCTTTGGGGAATCTCTTCCCTATACGGTGTCTCAGTTGAAAGCTTAAAAGGATGGAACGCCCTTGAAAGCGAACTGATTGTACCTGGACAAGAGTTGGTCATCAATCTTGACGAAAAAACTTCAGCTGCTGCAAATACTTCTGAGCCGGCAAAATCCGTGAATGAAGAGGCAGAAGTAACTCCAGAAGCTGAAACTGCTGCAGCAGAACCTGCTGCAAATGAGCAGGCTGTGAAAGAATTGACAGTTGAAGCCACTGCGTATACAGCTGAATGTGAAGGTTGCTCTGGTACGACAGCAACTGGAGTCAACCTAAAAGAAAATCCAGATGCAAAAGTCATTGCCGTTGACCCTGATGTCATTCCGCTTGGTTCTAAAGTGTATGTAGAAGGATATGGATATGCAACAGCAGAAGATACTGGCGGAGCCATTCAAGGAAACAGAATCGATGTCTTCATTCCTTCAAAAGATCAGGCTACTGATTGGGGAAGAAAGACAGTTACTGTGAAAATTCTTGAAACAAATTAA
- a CDS encoding methyl-accepting chemotaxis protein, with the protein MLNEINQLQQISNQIFDIVSIVQTIAEQTNLLSLNASIEAARAGEHGKGFAIVAEEVRKLSEQTKHSVTNVSSLISGTKLQVDKISGYIVSVEELAESGMVSTNEADVFFHEIVESIGTSKNQSEKVEREMNEISVAVEEISNAVSQLSLSAEQLSQLTADL; encoded by the coding sequence ATGCTTAATGAAATCAATCAATTGCAGCAGATTTCAAATCAAATTTTTGATATCGTGTCCATTGTCCAGACGATTGCGGAGCAAACGAATCTGTTATCACTTAATGCCAGTATTGAAGCTGCACGTGCTGGAGAGCACGGAAAAGGTTTTGCCATTGTAGCGGAAGAAGTCAGAAAGCTTTCAGAACAAACCAAGCATTCTGTAACCAACGTATCAAGTCTGATCAGTGGAACCAAGCTGCAGGTGGACAAAATCTCGGGATATATCGTGTCCGTTGAAGAGCTTGCTGAAAGCGGGATGGTATCTACGAACGAAGCGGACGTATTCTTCCATGAAATTGTAGAGTCCATCGGAACTTCGAAAAATCAGAGTGAAAAAGTAGAAAGAGAGATGAATGAAATTTCCGTCGCTGTAGAAGAGATCTCCAATGCTGTCTCTCAACTCTCCCTATCAGCAGAACAATTAAGTCAGTTAACTGCAGATTTATGA
- the sspO gene encoding small acid-soluble spore protein O, translating to MAKRKANHTINEPNAAKSQGNGAGYNEEYANEPLTEGQRQFSKKRKTNQ from the coding sequence ATGGCGAAACGAAAAGCAAATCATACGATCAACGAGCCAAATGCGGCGAAGTCACAGGGCAACGGGGCAGGATATAACGAAGAATACGCCAATGAACCATTAACAGAAGGGCAGCGGCAGTTCAGCAAGAAACGAAAAACGAATCAATAG
- a CDS encoding lytic transglycosylase domain-containing protein: MPKKMLKKNKRSSPILILLIPVMILGIYYSVNKEEVSFQLSSIGKEEVPSEYIPIYKAAQKEYGVPWYLLAAHHRVETKFSSMKTLVSPVGAEGHMQFMPCTFVGWAHPSCNGLGKGNIPEEQKTDPDVIKKYGGYGVDANGDGKADPYQIEDAIFSAANYLARNGAADGNIEQAVFAYNHSEQYVEDVLYYADRFVKKDEKEKGNPL, from the coding sequence ATGCCCAAAAAAATGCTAAAAAAGAATAAACGATCCTCACCCATTCTTATTCTGCTCATACCAGTTATGATCTTGGGAATTTACTACTCAGTGAATAAAGAAGAGGTATCTTTTCAACTCAGCTCTATAGGGAAAGAAGAAGTTCCTTCAGAATATATTCCGATCTACAAAGCTGCCCAGAAGGAATACGGCGTGCCTTGGTATTTACTTGCGGCCCATCATCGGGTCGAAACAAAGTTTTCGAGTATGAAGACGCTTGTGTCTCCTGTCGGTGCAGAGGGACATATGCAATTCATGCCATGTACATTTGTGGGTTGGGCACATCCGAGCTGTAACGGCCTTGGCAAGGGGAATATTCCTGAAGAGCAGAAAACAGACCCCGACGTCATCAAAAAGTATGGCGGTTACGGCGTGGACGCCAATGGAGACGGCAAAGCCGATCCATACCAAATCGAGGATGCCATTTTCAGCGCAGCCAACTATCTGGCGCGCAACGGAGCGGCCGACGGGAACATCGAACAAGCTGTATTTGCCTATAATCACAGCGAACAATATGTAGAAGATGTGTTGTATTACGCAGACCGTTTTGTGAAGAAAGATGAAAAAGAGAAAGGAAACCCCCTATGA
- a CDS encoding DEAD/DEAH box helicase, translating to MRMTDMIEEWKEALDMEILQLKKRESNGISIEEGRCIKKGENEYIYWFILTYPSSLPEGAGVMFKRKNASYQGMVINSEERECIVEFDQFLGDTISYGQLLHEPWDNLVKLMERLDEGKERHGKALRMQQVMKPSPVMKHPDTPYDTPLHEAYVRSKYNPVTFLWGPPGTGKTYTLARVASYHYSEGKKILLLSHSNAAVDVLIEEMHHFLSSHDRWVPGEVIRYGANRKMFGEDVTDLSVLQLLEKQDPTLSEEKGKVETYRRRLKAKLSKAYSSYDSERLSQLEVHYQKIKETFKRREGELVSEAKVIGTTLSKAAIDRLIYEDEFDVVIVDESSMAYVPQVAFAASLAKKTIICGDFKQLPPISTSYHPLAAKWLKEDIFHSAGVARAVDAGLFHPQLLLLPEQRRMHPSISSFTNKYIYHSNVGDHPSVETKRAAITNKKPFPTHGATLFSLIEGTQWGETHKGSRWNVLSSLVTIQLTLQAVEDGIHSIGIVTPYRVQANWYKHLLSELVNETNQSDLYAATVHGFQGSENDMILFDLVDGVSHGNPGALLTRKGSERLLNVAVTRAKGKLVVVGNDQFITAGTHPSKPVHQFIRHLQQEGHKESSVSLKPQSTKKMKWIPSGDFRKLAKDLLAAKQQIVINVGAAADIPSDMLDVLKTAANDIEVIVQCRASQGTKLSKNIAVKQAVTDIPFIALDHKVMWFNSFTKDHQVFPYQIRLFSKHLTAQFFKLIEGK from the coding sequence ATGCGTATGACAGATATGATTGAAGAGTGGAAAGAAGCTCTTGATATGGAAATTCTACAATTGAAAAAACGGGAATCCAACGGGATATCAATAGAAGAAGGCAGATGCATCAAAAAAGGGGAAAATGAGTATATATACTGGTTTATCCTCACTTACCCCTCTTCGCTTCCGGAAGGCGCCGGAGTTATGTTTAAGCGAAAGAACGCCTCCTATCAAGGTATGGTGATCAATTCAGAAGAGCGGGAATGCATCGTGGAGTTTGATCAATTCCTTGGGGATACGATTAGCTACGGGCAGCTTCTTCATGAACCGTGGGATAACCTTGTGAAACTTATGGAACGGTTGGATGAAGGGAAGGAGCGTCACGGAAAAGCTTTGCGTATGCAGCAGGTGATGAAGCCATCACCTGTCATGAAACACCCTGATACCCCATATGACACTCCTTTACACGAAGCATACGTCAGGAGTAAATACAATCCAGTCACGTTTTTATGGGGACCGCCGGGGACGGGGAAGACGTATACGTTGGCCCGGGTCGCGTCCTATCACTACTCTGAAGGGAAGAAAATCCTTCTTCTGTCCCACAGCAATGCTGCGGTGGATGTATTGATTGAAGAGATGCATCATTTCCTCAGCAGTCATGATCGATGGGTGCCGGGTGAGGTGATCCGTTACGGTGCAAACCGGAAGATGTTCGGAGAAGATGTGACGGATTTAAGTGTTCTTCAATTACTTGAAAAACAAGATCCAACACTTTCAGAGGAAAAAGGAAAGGTCGAAACATATAGGAGAAGATTAAAGGCGAAATTATCGAAAGCCTATTCTTCATACGATTCGGAAAGATTATCTCAACTTGAGGTTCATTATCAAAAGATCAAAGAAACATTCAAGCGGAGGGAAGGAGAGCTTGTCTCAGAGGCGAAAGTCATCGGGACCACCCTCTCAAAAGCTGCCATCGACCGATTGATCTACGAAGATGAATTTGATGTGGTAATTGTGGATGAATCAAGTATGGCATATGTCCCTCAGGTAGCATTCGCTGCCTCCCTGGCAAAAAAGACGATTATATGCGGTGATTTTAAGCAGCTGCCGCCCATATCAACTTCCTACCATCCACTCGCTGCAAAGTGGCTGAAGGAAGATATCTTTCATTCGGCAGGAGTCGCACGGGCTGTGGATGCAGGGCTCTTTCATCCTCAGCTATTGTTGCTTCCGGAGCAAAGAAGGATGCATCCCAGTATTTCTTCATTTACAAATAAATATATTTACCATTCAAATGTGGGGGATCATCCTTCCGTTGAAACGAAAAGAGCGGCCATTACCAATAAAAAGCCGTTTCCAACCCACGGTGCGACGTTGTTTTCCCTCATTGAAGGGACACAGTGGGGAGAGACGCACAAAGGATCCAGATGGAATGTATTATCCAGTCTGGTCACGATTCAACTGACGCTTCAAGCAGTAGAAGACGGAATTCATTCGATTGGTATTGTGACCCCATACCGGGTACAGGCAAATTGGTATAAACACTTACTGAGTGAGCTGGTGAATGAGACAAATCAGTCAGATCTTTATGCCGCCACCGTACACGGCTTCCAGGGTTCAGAAAATGATATGATCTTATTTGATCTTGTGGATGGCGTCTCTCATGGGAATCCCGGTGCGCTACTGACAAGAAAAGGAAGCGAAAGGCTCCTGAATGTGGCTGTCACGAGGGCAAAAGGAAAACTGGTGGTTGTCGGGAACGATCAGTTCATCACAGCCGGCACCCACCCGTCCAAACCGGTCCATCAATTCATCCGGCACCTTCAACAGGAGGGCCATAAGGAAAGCAGCGTTTCACTTAAACCCCAATCAACTAAGAAGATGAAGTGGATACCGTCCGGTGACTTCAGAAAGCTTGCGAAGGATTTACTTGCAGCAAAGCAGCAGATCGTCATAAATGTTGGGGCAGCAGCTGACATCCCGTCAGACATGCTGGATGTCCTCAAGACTGCGGCAAACGATATAGAAGTGATCGTTCAGTGCCGGGCATCACAAGGGACCAAGCTGTCAAAGAATATTGCAGTTAAACAAGCAGTCACTGACATTCCATTCATCGCGCTTGATCATAAAGTGATGTGGTTCAATTCTTTCACGAAAGATCATCAGGTATTTCCATATCAAATCCGGCTTTTTTCAAAACATCTCACAGCGCAATTCTTTAAATTGATTGAAGGAAAGTAA
- a CDS encoding Hsp20/alpha crystallin family protein, whose product MKDWLLDPATVRLDEEEFRVDFLDTTDSFIVEIETENVCPEELIIKKKDTQLDVSILMKNEEKTRKRTICFPFCLKQRPITYSIEHHTIEINIPKKECSVPSSFVIRVQGLSDES is encoded by the coding sequence ATGAAGGATTGGCTTTTGGATCCTGCGACGGTCCGATTGGATGAGGAAGAATTCCGGGTTGATTTTCTTGATACGACCGATTCATTCATTGTAGAGATTGAAACAGAAAATGTTTGTCCGGAAGAATTGATCATCAAGAAAAAGGATACACAATTGGACGTGTCAATCCTGATGAAAAACGAAGAGAAAACGAGGAAAAGGACCATCTGTTTTCCTTTCTGTTTAAAACAGAGGCCTATCACATATTCAATCGAACATCACACAATCGAAATCAATATCCCAAAAAAAGAATGCTCGGTACCTTCATCTTTTGTCATACGGGTACAGGGATTGTCTGATGAATCTTAA